In Telopea speciosissima isolate NSW1024214 ecotype Mountain lineage chromosome 10, Tspe_v1, whole genome shotgun sequence, the DNA window AAACACATGCTGTATGTAATGCATGTTGTTCATGGCTCAAATTTAATCGCTTCTCTCCATTAGAAACTTTTGAACAGATGTGATAGTCTGTCTTCCATCTCCTGTTAAAGGTGATGGCTAGGATCATATTGTAGATGAATCTGTATTTCTGTCACGATCTCTGTGGGAGAAGTTGATGTTCAGTCCTGAAATCAGCTTTATAGGCACAGCTAACCCCAACATAAACCTTTTCCACAAATATCTGGAGTTTCTTTTTGTATCCTATACGGATGATCCGATCCGCAAGGACCTTGATTTGGGATTGTTTGATCGTCTTCTCTGAGGAAGAAGCAAAACTTAGTCAACTTGAATTCAGGACAGCTATTCGAAATCTTAGTGGAACACTGGATTTATACGAATCTAAAGATCTCAAAATTGAAGAACGAGCTCTTCTCTAACGACCCTATCTCTGAACGGGATTCATTCACTTACATTCCTGCTAGCACTACAAAGCTCCAGTCTTAACACCCTTACTACTGTTGTGCAGCCTTTCCTCTAGGCATACTGGAATAGTTGGATGGTGAGTTGAAGTAACGTTATAAATTGAATTCCTAGCCGGGTCATTCCATGAATCTGTCCCCATACTACTCCGCTCGTGCTGAACCGATACAATTGTGATCGTCCATAAAAGCCATCCAGAAGAGTACATACGCTGTAGTTTTTCAGCTGGCTGCTCTGCTAGTTGTAGTGCGCGAAACAAATCCTATCCTAGTtcccaaaaaaatgaattagAATTCAGAAATAGGATTTCAGAGATGAGGAATAAACCATGGAAAAaatcaaactaccctttcttaaATCTAAGCAATCTCCATATTACCATATCTCTAGAGTCAATAATTTGATATGAGGAATTACTGAACTCAATCACTTGCTGCCTCACTAAACTTATTGAACCAATTCTCATTGATTTATTGTTTTATCGAGATCCAATCCAAATCACGATACAATTTTCTTGTTCCTGAATGGGTCTCTGGAGCATCTCACTTTGAATGAAATGCATTCTTTTCAATACAGTAGGGTGCACTAaaggatggggggggggggggagggaataaATAAGGACTTTACTTTAGGCTTCAGAATGATGTACAAAGATAGAATGAAAATGAAGTAAACCCACAATATGATAAGCCACAGCCATATAAGCTTATCAATACAAAGGAAAATATTTCTACTTTTCTCCCATTGTTGTATAGTTTACTGGATGGAAGTGGCAGATTCAAATTTCTGTCAGAGAACAAGATGCAAATACATATATGTATGATGCTTATATTTGATACTGGTAATGCCTGTAAGGTATGCTTAGAGGAAGCTTATCCAGAGAACAAGTGTATAAGGTTGGTTCAGTACTTGGGAAGCGTTTCCCCACCCCCCTAAAACCCGAGATTTCGGGAAGCTGTGGATGGGATTGGGATTGTAGTTATATCATAATTGGCTTCAATTTTTCAGTTAGTACATGGTTTTACATAAAAAGATATCTAacatatcttttttattttccccaaGGAAAAACTTAATGAATGGATATTGATGAGGCAACAAGGAGGAGTGAGAGACACAGCAGCAGATATTGTAGCATATCTTCAGGTGTTTATATATACACTTCTTTCTTGAATCTTTTTTGGaattattgtttatttattttgtgaCTTTTCTGTAACTTGGCATCAAAATCAATAATTCTAGCTGGATCCTATTTCTTCTACCATCAGAGTTTCGATTTTTCAGACATGATACTATCTTGTATCAAGATACCCACCTTCACTGTAGCTTTACATTGTTTCATGATGCAGACCCTTTCCTGGATAGCCCATAGTCCTAGTAACCATATTGGTCATTCACTTCAGATTTCTTTCCGAAAGCAAATTGTTGTCTGCCCACATGGTTTGACTATGGGATTGCCTGGATTAAAGTCATTGCTAGTGAATTCAAATTTCATTTGGTTGTCATCTTTGTGGCTTCTTTATATGATTTGATGTGCAGAATGAGCTTGACAATAGAGTGGAAGTGCCATATTTGCCCGTACCTGAGCAGCAACAACATCTCTATATAAATGCTAGTTTACCCTTGTCAGCTCCAGGAACCCAGATGCAGGAGGGAACATTCTTGGTAGCAACAGATCATCTGGGTTTTCCAGTGGACTTCAATATGGACCAAGCCAAGAATTCTGCCTCCTCCAATAATGCTCCATCCACTCCTGTCAAGGGGAGTATTCCCTTTGAAGTTGCGGGCTATTCAGAACTATTGGCACATTGCATGCAAATCAAGGATCAAGAATTATGAGCGAATGAAAACCGTGTTAACAGTTTCACATATTGTTGATAAGTTCATCGGACAAGCTTCTTTTTATGTATCCAGGTATTCTGTTGATGCGTTCTTGAGTGCtggattttttaatttattgacTTTCAGGTGTCAGATTGCTGATTTTCCAGAAATAACTTGAACGGTATATATTACTTCATGATTTTTTGTTGGTTGTACAGAATTGGAATtcttaaatttttaaaaattgagtTCTTTTCGATATGCTTTGTGCTGAAGCAGGAAGTAGAATGTAATGTGACTGAATATTCTCTCCGAAAGAAAGTTCAAGTTTGTTTGCAGAGTTGGGTAGATttttggaggttttttttttttttcccccccccttttttctctttcatttatgttttttctattattccatcctctcccccccccccccctccccctctctcgctccctctctctctctaggaaGGGTGGGGGGCTATTTATAGTCTCCTCAATAGAATTTTGCCTTGACAACATTGGCTGCCTTTTCTGGGCTCACCAAGTCATAATAGGCCCACTATGTTTGTATGGTCATTTTAAGGGACAAGGCCCACTTCAATGTGGTGAGATCACCAGAAGGGCATGGATAccagttaagggtgtcaaaatcaaaccgaaaccgaactgGGCCGTTTACACCGAGACCGTGAACCGTTTATTAACTGGTTCGTTTTGGTTTTAAAAGTTGgaaccgtttagttaaatggtttaaactgaaccgaaccatttaaaccattaagaaaccgtttaaaccgaaacaaaTATTAGTTATATGTAATGGCAATAA includes these proteins:
- the LOC122641825 gene encoding uncharacterized protein LOC122641825 codes for the protein MTQKRKSADFTALEESDRTLNCTFCSTANSLSQLYAQGFHQQKFLFHAGERHALEKLNEWILMRQQGGVRDTAADIVAYLQNELDNRVEVPYLPVPEQQQHLYINASLPLSAPGTQMQEGTFLVATDHLGFPVDFNMDQAKNSASSNNAPSTPVKGSIPFEVAGYSELLAHCMQIKDQEL